CAAGAAGCTTCACGAGTCTCCCAGGTATATCGCTACGAATAACCATACCATCTGCCTCTAAATTGTTTAAAGTTTGCTGAGGTATAGATTCAGTAGCTATAATATCCGATTTTTCTGCAATTTCTCTTGCTATACCACTATCTCTTGCTGTACCACTAAGTAGCTCTTTAGTTACATGAATCACGTATTCTCTATTCCCAATTCTAGCTACATAGGTATCCTTCTCTTTCTCATATACCTCTACCTCATACTTTTTATTATTGATAATAACGGTGAGCTTTGTCCCCATTACCAGTACCTACTTAGTGATGAATTCCGGAGAGATATATAAGATTTAATATAGCTGTTCAAAAACCTATGCACATAGTGTTACATCTTCTATGGATCCTTAGGAACCCGTATCCTTGGATACCTACATGCAGCTCCCTACTCCATATGTCAATCATTAAGAGATGCATAACGTAATATGGATACTCTTCAAAAGTCTTAAATAGTTGCTCTCCACCATTATCTGGAAGGTATTAGTAATGAGCTTAACTCAGGAAGGTATACGTAGAGAAATTCAAGAGCTTAGAGAAATGGTCAGCAGAGCTAGAATTGGTGGTGGACATGAAGCTATAGAGAAACAGCATTCCCAGGGAAAGCTTACAGCAAGAGAAAGACTTGATCTACTGTTTGATAGTGGAAGCTATATAGAGATAGACATGTTTGTTATGTCTAGAGCTACAGAATTCGATATGGATAAAAAGAAGGTTCCTGGTGATGGTGTTGTTACAGCATTTGGTAAAGTTGATGGTAGATATGTTGTAGGTATTGCACAAGACTTTACAGTAATAGGTGGATCTGTAGGAGAAATGCATGCTTCAAAAATCGTTAAAGCTCTTCAATATGCTTTAAGTGTAGGTGTTCCAGTAGTTTTCCTAAACGATTCTGGTGGTGCTAGGATACAGGAAGGAGTAGATTCTCTTAAAGGTTATGGAGACATATTCTATATGAATGTAGCTGCTTCTGGTGTTATTCCACAAATAGCCGTGATCATGGGTCCTTGTGCTGGAGGTGCTGTATATTCACCTGCTTTAATGGATTTCATCATAATGGTCGAAAAAACATCATACATGTTCATTACAGGTCCTCGTGTTGTTAAAGCAGCTTTAGGTGAAGAAGTAACAGAAGAAGAGCTTGGAGGACCTCAGATACATATGTCTAAGAGTGGTGTAGCACATTTTGTTGCTAGAGATGATAAGGAAGCTATATATCTTGTTAAAAAGCTCTTGAGCTATCTACCATCAAATAATATGGAGATGCCGCCAAGAGTAGAGACAGGTGATGATCCAGAGAGGGTTACATCATCTCTAGACACCATAGTGCCTGAAGATACTAGAAAACCCTACAACATGTATGAAATAATAGAAAATGTTGTAGACAGAGGATCATTTTTTGAGATTCAAAAAGAGTTTGCTAAAAACGCTATAATTGGTTTCGCACGAGTAAACGGCTATGTTGTTGGAGTAGTCGCAAATAACACAATGTACTACATGGGCGCACTCGATATAGATTCTTCAGATAAGATAGCCAGATTCGTAAGATTTTGTGATGCATTCAATATACCGATAATCACATTCGTAGACGTACCAGGATTTGTACCTGGTACATATCAAGAGCATAGAGGAATCATAAGACATGGAGCTAAGATAATATATGCCTATAGTGAAGCCACAGTACCTAAGATAACGGTAATCGTGAGGAAAGCCTATGGAGGTGCCTACATAGCGTTAGGCTCAAAACATCTTGGAGCAGACATGGTTTTTGCATGGCCTACAGCAGAAATAGCTGTTATGGGTCCTGAGGCTGCTGCTGAAGTTATTTGGCGCAAGAAGCTTGACGCTATAACTGATCCTAGTGAAAGAGAGAAGATGTTGCAGAAACTTGCAGAAGAATATAGAGAGAAACTCGCGAAACCTTATTACACTGCTTCTAGAGGTTATATCGATATGGTCATAGAGCCTAGTATAACTAGATCGATGATAGC
This genomic interval from Ignisphaera sp. contains the following:
- a CDS encoding biotin/lipoyl-containing protein; translation: MGTKLTVIINNKKYEVEVYEKEKDTYVARIGNREYVIHVTKELLSGTARDSGIAREIAEKSDIIATESIPQQTLNNLEADGMVIRSDIPGRLVKLLVNEGDTVGQGQSIAIIESMKMVIELKSPFNGKIKKILTKEKSFIDIGQPIAIIG
- a CDS encoding acyl-CoA carboxylase subunit beta produces the protein MSLTQEGIRREIQELREMVSRARIGGGHEAIEKQHSQGKLTARERLDLLFDSGSYIEIDMFVMSRATEFDMDKKKVPGDGVVTAFGKVDGRYVVGIAQDFTVIGGSVGEMHASKIVKALQYALSVGVPVVFLNDSGGARIQEGVDSLKGYGDIFYMNVAASGVIPQIAVIMGPCAGGAVYSPALMDFIIMVEKTSYMFITGPRVVKAALGEEVTEEELGGPQIHMSKSGVAHFVARDDKEAIYLVKKLLSYLPSNNMEMPPRVETGDDPERVTSSLDTIVPEDTRKPYNMYEIIENVVDRGSFFEIQKEFAKNAIIGFARVNGYVVGVVANNTMYYMGALDIDSSDKIARFVRFCDAFNIPIITFVDVPGFVPGTYQEHRGIIRHGAKIIYAYSEATVPKITVIVRKAYGGAYIALGSKHLGADMVFAWPTAEIAVMGPEAAAEVIWRKKLDAITDPSEREKMLQKLAEEYREKLAKPYYTASRGYIDMVIEPSITRSMIAKTLEFLLSKREIRLRIPPKKHGLMPL